The proteins below are encoded in one region of Myxococcales bacterium:
- a CDS encoding inorganic phosphate transporter: MSKGIATLVGSGVSEYRRARLWGTIWTAIGGLLGAILATAMVTTFGNGLLAPGTTQSLGAGVATLLGASAWVLIATRTGLPVSTTHAIVGSLVGVAAVAYGVDGVRWNALGGKVVLPLLLTPMLSFALVTVLLKATRRFRGSAVAHMPDCLCAEVAATGPALAGISRSAGPQVARATGLQLVVAPQADCAVERPAAARLTLDHLHWFTAGAASFARGMNDAPKIVALVLAASALGGAASMGHPPLFLLVTAGMVVGSLVGGRRVTRVLAEKVTPMDHREGFLANLVTAGLVTTGATLGLPMSTTHVSSGGIIGAGAQRSSLNTKTLRDIVLAWVVTVPAAAALGIGAFLLGRWLT, encoded by the coding sequence GTGTCCAAGGGCATCGCAACCCTCGTCGGGAGCGGGGTGTCCGAGTACCGGCGCGCGAGATTATGGGGCACGATCTGGACTGCGATCGGAGGCCTTCTCGGAGCAATCCTTGCGACCGCAATGGTGACGACGTTCGGCAACGGTCTGCTCGCGCCGGGCACGACGCAGTCCCTGGGGGCGGGCGTCGCAACCCTCCTCGGCGCGTCGGCATGGGTGCTCATCGCTACGCGCACCGGACTTCCGGTGTCCACGACCCATGCGATCGTCGGGTCGCTCGTTGGCGTGGCGGCCGTCGCCTACGGCGTCGATGGTGTTCGCTGGAACGCGCTGGGCGGCAAGGTGGTGTTGCCCCTGCTGCTCACTCCGATGCTCTCGTTCGCGCTCGTCACCGTGCTCCTGAAGGCGACCAGACGCTTTCGGGGTTCGGCGGTAGCGCACATGCCGGACTGTCTCTGCGCCGAAGTAGCGGCGACGGGACCCGCGCTCGCGGGCATCTCGCGCTCTGCAGGCCCGCAAGTTGCTCGTGCGACGGGGTTGCAGTTGGTCGTTGCTCCTCAGGCCGATTGCGCGGTGGAGCGTCCCGCGGCCGCGCGGCTGACGCTCGATCACCTTCACTGGTTCACCGCAGGTGCCGCAAGTTTCGCTCGTGGAATGAATGACGCCCCGAAGATCGTCGCGCTGGTGCTTGCTGCCTCAGCGCTCGGGGGGGCTGCGTCCATGGGACATCCGCCGCTCTTCCTACTCGTTACCGCGGGCATGGTTGTCGGGAGCCTCGTCGGGGGACGTCGTGTCACGCGCGTGCTCGCGGAGAAGGTCACACCCATGGATCATCGCGAGGGCTTCCTCGCTAACCTCGTTACCGCGGGGCTCGTGACCACGGGCGCGACACTCGGGTTGCCGATGTCGACGACGCATGTTTCCTCGGGTGGCATCATCGGTGCGGGCGCGCAGCGCTCGTCCCTCAATACGAAAACACTGAGGGACATCGTCCTCGCTTGGGTCGTCACCGTTCCCGCGGCGGCTGCGCTCGGCATCGGCGCGTTCCTCTTGGGACGGTGGTTGACATGA
- a CDS encoding TVP38/TMEM64 family protein — protein sequence MLPGSLLTLGAGFAYGPVWGALLVSPISVLASSLSFALGRFVARDWISRRVARDGRFAAIDAAVGESGFKIVTLLRLSPVLPFNLLNYALGLTRVRPRDYVLGSWVGMLPGTVMYVYLGSLVTSASQLASGERTDAGPWARILYLGGLAATLLVTIIITRVARRALGTALGRASAATSPQEGQT from the coding sequence ATGCTCCCAGGCTCGCTGCTCACTCTCGGTGCGGGCTTCGCTTACGGCCCGGTCTGGGGAGCGTTGCTGGTCTCGCCGATCAGCGTGCTTGCCTCGAGCTTGTCATTTGCCCTCGGGCGATTTGTCGCGCGCGATTGGATCTCTCGCAGAGTCGCCAGGGACGGGCGGTTCGCGGCGATCGACGCTGCCGTGGGCGAGAGCGGGTTCAAGATCGTCACGCTACTGCGCCTGTCGCCGGTGTTGCCGTTTAACTTGCTGAACTACGCGCTCGGCCTAACCCGCGTTCGCCCGCGCGACTACGTCCTCGGATCTTGGGTGGGCATGCTCCCGGGCACGGTGATGTACGTCTATCTCGGCTCACTCGTCACGAGCGCGAGCCAGCTCGCGAGTGGCGAGCGAACGGACGCCGGCCCCTGGGCGCGCATCCTTTACTTGGGCGGACTCGCGGCCACGCTGCTGGTCACGATCATCATTACGCGGGTCGCTCGGCGGGCGCTCGGAACCGCACTCGGGCGCGCCTCAGCTGCAACGTCGCCGCAGGAGGGGCAAACATGA
- a CDS encoding TIGR04282 family arsenosugar biosynthesis glycosyltransferase, which translates to MNSRDTTLCIFAKAPRAGAVKTRLAATIGADAAAQLADAFFWDTLEVAEKLASVRVVVALSGNELLLPALRDRVDVWHQGEGDLGARLQRNLRRALTESPRVLAVGTDSPGLPVALLEQALVALDTHDAVLGPADDGGFYLLGTRKCPEGLLSGLPWSSADTRERTLARLEERGLSVALLAPWFDVDRERDLERLRTLLVAGEIHAPATCRVLGIRPEGVAQ; encoded by the coding sequence ATGAACTCCCGCGACACAACCTTGTGCATCTTCGCGAAGGCGCCACGTGCCGGTGCTGTGAAGACGCGTCTCGCCGCGACCATCGGCGCAGACGCCGCGGCTCAGCTGGCTGACGCCTTCTTCTGGGACACGCTCGAGGTCGCCGAGAAGCTCGCGTCAGTCCGCGTGGTGGTTGCGCTTTCCGGCAACGAGCTGTTGCTCCCCGCACTCCGTGACCGCGTCGACGTCTGGCACCAGGGCGAGGGTGATCTTGGCGCCCGCCTCCAGCGGAACCTCCGACGAGCATTGACCGAGAGTCCCCGCGTCCTGGCCGTCGGAACCGATTCGCCCGGACTTCCGGTCGCGCTCCTCGAGCAAGCATTGGTCGCCCTCGACACGCACGACGCAGTGCTTGGCCCAGCCGATGACGGGGGCTTCTATCTCCTCGGAACGAGGAAATGCCCAGAAGGTCTGCTATCCGGCTTGCCCTGGAGCAGCGCGGATACGAGAGAGAGGACTCTTGCGCGGCTTGAAGAGCGTGGACTGTCCGTAGCGCTCTTGGCTCCGTGGTTCGACGTGGACCGCGAGCGGGACCTCGAGCGCCTGCGCACCTTGCTTGTCGCGGGAGAGATTCACGCGCCAGCGACCTGTCGGGTCTTGGGGATCCGCCCCGAGGGAGTGGCGCAATGA
- a CDS encoding TIGR04283 family arsenosugar biosynthesis glycosyltransferase, translating into MNTKARPRVSVVMPVLNEERRIAQALESLLTVAAVHEVIVVDGGSTDATANLVGAHSRVAFLRAERGRAKQMNAGARAASGDVLLFLHADVTLPDDAISQAVGALRDPGVVAGAFRTWTVADGGAAPLWAPLLHLADLRSRYTRLPYGDQAVFVRAAVFSELGGFPDQPLMEDLELSRRLREVGGVVTVPASVRVSGRRFPTRPAYYTLLVNIFPLLYRLGMPPRVLANLYGHPR; encoded by the coding sequence ATGAACACCAAGGCGCGCCCGCGAGTCTCCGTCGTGATGCCGGTGCTGAACGAGGAGCGGCGGATCGCGCAGGCCCTCGAGAGCCTATTGACTGTCGCCGCCGTGCACGAGGTCATCGTGGTCGATGGTGGGAGCACGGACGCGACCGCCAACCTCGTCGGCGCGCATTCCCGCGTCGCCTTCCTTCGCGCGGAGCGCGGACGAGCGAAGCAGATGAATGCTGGAGCCCGAGCGGCGAGCGGTGACGTGCTGCTCTTTCTGCATGCCGACGTAACGCTCCCGGACGATGCCATCTCGCAGGCAGTGGGCGCGCTTCGTGATCCTGGCGTCGTCGCCGGCGCCTTCCGAACCTGGACGGTTGCGGATGGCGGCGCGGCACCGCTCTGGGCGCCCCTCCTGCATCTGGCCGACCTCCGGTCCCGGTATACACGCCTGCCTTATGGCGACCAGGCCGTCTTCGTTCGGGCCGCGGTATTCAGCGAGCTCGGCGGATTCCCTGACCAGCCGCTCATGGAGGACCTCGAGCTCAGCCGGCGGCTTCGCGAAGTTGGCGGCGTCGTCACGGTGCCCGCCTCCGTGCGTGTCTCGGGCAGGCGCTTCCCGACACGGCCAGCGTACTACACGTTGCTGGTGAACATCTTCCCGCTCCTGTACCGACTGGGGATGCCGCCGCGCGTCCTGGCAAACCTGTACGGGCATCCGCGATGA